In one window of Campylobacter coli DNA:
- the acs gene encoding acetate--CoA ligase, whose amino-acid sequence MRYQNTQGLFKPNKQLSRNARIKNLCEYYDLCDEVREDFEGFWKRQALEKIDWFSPFSRVLNDDKAPFYKWFEGGTLNVSYQCLDRHMKTRRNKAAIVFEGEMGDYEVYTYRRLLHEVCKAANLLKRFGVKKGDRVIIYMPMIPETAIIMLACARIGAIHSVVFGGFSPEALRDRIIDAGAKLVVTADGAFRRGKPYMLKPAVDKALSEGCESVEKVLIVIRNNEPIEYIKGRDYVYNELVKNESYKCEPEIMDSEDLLFLLYTSGSTGKPKGVMHASAGYILWAQMTMEWVFDIKDYDNYWCSADVGWITGHTYVVYGPLACGATTIMHEGTPTYPNSGRWWRMIEEYQVSKFYTSPTAIRMLHADAPDEPKKYDLNTLEVLGTVGEPINPSAWQWFYENIGNSKCSIVDTWWQTETGGHMITPLPGATPLKPGCATLPLPGIFAEVIDEEGNVKDVAEDGLLCITKPWPSMIRGIWGDENRYIESYFSQAKKEGKPVYFSGDGAFYDDNGYITITGRTDDVVNVAGHRIGTAEIESAIAKHPSVAESAVVSVLDAIKGESLFAFVVLNPTSSCDLGGAIETLKELNDILRAEIGPIAKIEKILYTTGLPKTRSGKIMRRILRTIARGEELKQDISTLEDSGVVQSIIDAAKTGIQ is encoded by the coding sequence ATGCGTTATCAAAATACTCAAGGACTTTTTAAACCTAACAAACAACTTTCTCGCAATGCAAGAATAAAAAATTTATGTGAATATTATGATTTATGCGACGAGGTAAGGGAAGATTTCGAAGGCTTTTGGAAAAGACAAGCTCTTGAAAAAATTGATTGGTTTTCGCCTTTTTCTCGTGTTTTAAATGATGATAAAGCTCCATTTTATAAATGGTTTGAGGGTGGAACTTTAAATGTAAGCTATCAGTGTTTAGATCGCCATATGAAAACAAGACGCAACAAAGCAGCTATTGTTTTTGAAGGAGAAATGGGTGATTATGAGGTTTATACTTATCGTAGATTATTGCATGAAGTTTGTAAAGCAGCAAATTTGCTTAAACGCTTTGGTGTTAAAAAAGGCGATAGAGTTATAATTTATATGCCTATGATTCCAGAAACAGCTATTATCATGCTAGCTTGTGCAAGAATTGGAGCTATCCATAGTGTGGTATTTGGAGGCTTTTCACCTGAAGCTTTAAGAGATAGAATCATAGATGCAGGGGCCAAACTTGTAGTTACTGCCGATGGGGCTTTTCGTCGTGGCAAGCCTTATATGTTAAAACCTGCTGTTGATAAGGCTTTAAGTGAGGGTTGTGAAAGTGTAGAAAAAGTGCTTATAGTTATACGCAATAATGAGCCTATAGAATACATAAAAGGAAGAGATTATGTCTATAATGAGCTAGTAAAAAATGAATCTTATAAATGCGAGCCCGAAATTATGGATAGTGAAGATTTGTTATTTTTACTTTATACTTCAGGTTCTACAGGTAAGCCAAAAGGAGTAATGCATGCAAGTGCAGGTTATATACTTTGGGCGCAAATGACTATGGAATGGGTATTTGATATAAAAGATTATGATAATTATTGGTGTAGTGCGGATGTGGGTTGGATCACAGGGCATACTTATGTTGTTTATGGCCCTTTAGCATGTGGAGCGACTACTATTATGCATGAAGGAACGCCTACTTATCCAAATTCAGGACGTTGGTGGAGAATGATAGAAGAGTATCAAGTGAGCAAATTTTATACTTCGCCTACTGCTATAAGAATGCTTCATGCAGATGCTCCTGATGAGCCTAAAAAATATGATTTAAACACTCTTGAAGTGCTTGGAACTGTTGGAGAGCCTATCAATCCTAGCGCTTGGCAGTGGTTTTATGAAAATATAGGAAATTCAAAATGCTCCATCGTTGATACTTGGTGGCAAACTGAAACAGGAGGGCATATGATAACACCTTTACCTGGAGCTACTCCTTTAAAACCAGGTTGTGCTACCTTGCCTTTGCCAGGAATTTTTGCCGAGGTTATCGATGAGGAGGGCAATGTAAAAGATGTAGCCGAAGATGGTTTACTTTGTATTACCAAGCCTTGGCCTTCAATGATTCGTGGAATTTGGGGAGATGAAAACCGCTATATAGAAAGCTATTTTTCGCAAGCAAAAAAAGAAGGAAAGCCGGTTTATTTTAGTGGAGATGGGGCTTTTTATGATGATAATGGCTATATTACTATCACAGGAAGAACTGATGATGTGGTAAATGTTGCTGGGCACCGCATAGGAACAGCTGAAATAGAAAGTGCTATCGCTAAACATCCAAGTGTGGCAGAATCAGCAGTTGTAAGTGTGCTTGATGCGATTAAGGGTGAGTCTTTGTTTGCCTTTGTGGTTTTAAATCCAACTTCAAGTTGTGATTTAGGAGGGGCTATAGAAACCTTAAAAGAATTAAATGATATCTTAAGAGCAGAGATTGGGCCTATAGCTAAGATTGAAAAAATTCTTTATACTACAGGCTTGCCTAAAACAAGAAGTGGTAAGATCATGAGAAGAATTTTAAGAACCATAGCAAGGGGCGAGGAATTAAAACAAGATATTTCAACTCTTGAGGATTCAGGGGTGGTTCAAAGCATTATTGATGCAGCTAAAACAGGAATTCAATAA
- the galU gene encoding UTP--glucose-1-phosphate uridylyltransferase GalU: protein MLQTCIFPAAGYGTRFLPATKALPKEMLPILTKPLIHYGVDEALEAGMDNMGFVTGRGKRALEDYFDISYELEHQISGTNKEYLLKDIRSLIHRCTFTFTRQNEMRGLGDAVLKGKPLAGDEAFGVILADDLCINEEGVNVMAQMVKIYEKYRCTIIAVMEVPKEQVSSYGVIAGNFVEEDLIMVNSMIEKPSPQEAPSNLAIIGRYILTPDIFGILENTKAGKNGEIQLTDALLTQATNGMVLAYKFKGKRFDCGSVEGFVEATNYFYEKSKC, encoded by the coding sequence ATGCTTCAAACTTGTATTTTTCCTGCAGCAGGATATGGGACTAGGTTTCTACCCGCAACCAAAGCTTTACCTAAAGAGATGTTGCCTATACTTACCAAACCTTTGATTCATTATGGAGTGGACGAGGCTTTAGAAGCAGGTATGGATAATATGGGTTTTGTTACAGGTCGTGGAAAAAGAGCTTTGGAGGATTATTTTGATATTTCTTATGAGCTTGAGCATCAAATTTCGGGTACAAATAAAGAGTATTTGTTAAAAGATATCCGCTCTTTAATCCATCGTTGTACTTTTACTTTTACAAGACAAAATGAAATGCGCGGGCTTGGCGATGCGGTATTAAAGGGCAAGCCTTTAGCAGGAGATGAAGCCTTTGGTGTGATTTTGGCTGATGATTTGTGCATCAATGAAGAAGGTGTTAATGTAATGGCACAAATGGTTAAAATTTATGAAAAATATCGTTGTACTATTATAGCTGTTATGGAAGTTCCAAAAGAGCAAGTATCAAGTTATGGAGTGATTGCAGGAAATTTTGTAGAAGAGGATTTAATCATGGTAAATTCAATGATAGAAAAACCATCTCCTCAAGAAGCTCCAAGTAATCTTGCTATCATAGGAAGATATATTTTAACCCCTGATATTTTTGGAATTTTAGAAAATACTAAAGCGGGAAAAAATGGAGAAATTCAACTCACAGATGCGCTTTTAACCCAAGCAACCAATGGTATGGTTTTAGCTTATAAATTTAAAGGAAAACGCTTTGATTGCGGAAGCGTAGAGGGTTTTGTAGAGGCGACAAATTATTTTTATGAGAAAAGTAAATGTTAA
- a CDS encoding glucose-6-phosphate isomerase, whose product MLNNTLFFKKSEIHAISSYANRINDEVESGDVGYYHLIDTSLTLIDESLNFIQDKEHIKNIVLVGMGGSSCGVKALRDMLFDEKSNQRELFILDNTSSHSFNKTLEKIKLEESLFLIISKTGSTIEVVSLFKLLIEHFKLDMQELKKYFVFITDKDSKLHKEGENLGIKCFFIPANVGGRFSILSAVGIVPLCFCGYNAKALLEGAKACFEDFFIHKKDEILQKAYHYCTHKSANINVLFSYSDAFKGFNEWYIQLIAESLGKKQGYKRIGLTPIALIGARDQHSFLQLIMDGPKNKTITFLKIKDSQKAPVIPDIHFKFLDDLSNKVNLHDLLNAQCDATMHALIAENLSVDIIELEKLDAWHAGYLMYYYELFTSACGVMLGINTYDQPGVEVGKLILKNILKS is encoded by the coding sequence ATGTTAAATAATACTCTTTTTTTTAAAAAAAGTGAAATTCACGCTATAAGTTCTTATGCAAATCGTATCAATGATGAAGTAGAAAGTGGAGATGTAGGGTATTATCATCTTATCGATACAAGTTTAACTTTAATAGATGAAAGCTTAAATTTCATTCAAGATAAAGAACATATAAAAAATATCGTTTTAGTGGGTATGGGTGGCTCAAGTTGTGGCGTTAAAGCTCTGCGTGATATGCTTTTTGATGAAAAAAGTAATCAAAGAGAACTTTTTATACTTGATAATACCAGTTCGCATTCTTTTAATAAGACTTTAGAAAAAATCAAGCTTGAAGAAAGTTTGTTTTTAATCATCAGTAAAACAGGTAGTACCATAGAAGTAGTATCGCTTTTTAAGCTTCTTATTGAACATTTTAAGCTTGATATGCAAGAGTTAAAAAAATACTTTGTTTTCATCACAGATAAGGATTCTAAACTGCATAAAGAGGGTGAAAATTTAGGCATTAAATGCTTTTTTATCCCTGCAAATGTAGGAGGGCGTTTTAGCATACTTTCAGCTGTGGGTATAGTGCCACTTTGTTTTTGTGGTTATAATGCTAAAGCTCTTTTAGAAGGAGCTAAAGCGTGCTTTGAGGATTTTTTCATACATAAAAAAGATGAGATTTTACAAAAGGCTTATCATTATTGTACTCACAAAAGTGCAAATATCAATGTACTTTTTTCTTACAGCGATGCTTTTAAGGGTTTTAATGAATGGTATATCCAGCTTATTGCTGAAAGTTTGGGTAAAAAACAAGGCTATAAACGCATAGGTTTAACCCCTATCGCTCTTATAGGAGCAAGGGATCAGCACAGCTTTTTACAACTCATTATGGATGGGCCAAAAAACAAAACTATTACTTTTTTAAAAATCAAAGATAGCCAAAAGGCTCCGGTTATACCCGATATCCATTTTAAATTTTTAGATGATTTGAGCAATAAAGTCAATTTGCACGATCTTTTAAATGCTCAATGCGATGCGACAATGCATGCTTTGATCGCTGAAAATTTGAGTGTCGATATAATAGAACTTGAAAAATTAGATGCGTGGCATGCGGGATATTTGATGTATTATTATGAGCTTTTTACTTCGGCTTGTGGGGTAATGCTAGGAATTAATACTTATGATCAGCCTGGGGTTGAGGTTGGGAAGTTGATTTTAAAAAATATTTTAAAATCATAG
- a CDS encoding Dps family protein — translation MSVTKQLLQMQADAHHLWVKFHNYHWNVKGLQFYSIHEHTEKAYEEMAELFDDCAERALQLGEKAITCQKTLMENAKSPKVEKDCFTPVEVMELIKKDYEYLLAEFKKLNEEAEKASDTTTAAFAQENIAKYEKSLWMLSSALQNTCQM, via the coding sequence ATGTCAGTAACAAAACAATTATTACAAATGCAAGCAGATGCTCATCATTTATGGGTTAAATTTCACAATTATCATTGGAATGTTAAAGGTTTACAGTTTTATTCAATTCATGAGCACACTGAAAAAGCTTATGAAGAAATGGCAGAACTTTTTGATGATTGTGCAGAAAGAGCTTTACAACTTGGTGAAAAAGCTATCACCTGCCAAAAAACTTTAATGGAAAATGCAAAAAGCCCAAAAGTAGAAAAAGATTGTTTCACTCCAGTTGAAGTGATGGAGTTGATCAAAAAAGATTATGAATACCTTTTGGCAGAATTTAAAAAATTAAACGAGGAAGCTGAAAAAGCTAGCGATACTACTACAGCTGCTTTTGCTCAAGAAAATATAGCAAAATACGAAAAAAGCCTTTGGATGCTTTCTTCAGCTTTGCAAAATACTTGCCAAATGTAA
- a CDS encoding transcriptional regulator — MKDFKKYIANSKLTRLEILYDRLVKSENGITIKELAQELNVSTKTIKRDMQEILEPMGLVKNGKKWYIDTSKDTQKQDDKIILEVLDTMAKSAGSSFYAKAHPLLSRFSQNISNPIHTSLDAEKLEEKDLNHFQILEQAISTKTQIVFKYENKLFQVKPLKLAFFSGFWYLLAFDMKKRDIFKKFYLKNIQNITLTQESFQTDEILEARLRKVNSIWFSLDKPFVVRLLVEEPVRKYFERKPLNSQIITGKDKDGSIEIELEINHEMEILPLVYYYIPYIKVLEPDFIADKVKEVVKDYLEQISK, encoded by the coding sequence TTGAAAGATTTTAAAAAATATATTGCCAATTCTAAACTAACACGCCTTGAAATTTTATACGATAGATTAGTCAAATCCGAAAACGGGATCACGATAAAAGAATTAGCTCAAGAACTTAATGTAAGCACTAAAACCATAAAAAGAGATATGCAAGAGATTTTAGAGCCTATGGGACTTGTTAAAAATGGTAAAAAATGGTACATTGATACAAGTAAAGATACACAAAAACAAGATGATAAAATCATCCTTGAAGTGCTTGATACTATGGCAAAAAGTGCTGGAAGTAGTTTTTACGCTAAGGCTCATCCTTTGCTTTCTCGATTTTCTCAAAATATTTCTAATCCTATTCATACTAGCTTAGATGCTGAAAAATTAGAAGAAAAAGACTTGAATCATTTTCAAATTCTTGAACAAGCTATTAGCACCAAAACGCAAATTGTTTTTAAATATGAAAATAAGCTTTTTCAAGTAAAGCCTTTAAAGCTTGCTTTTTTTAGTGGATTTTGGTATTTGCTTGCCTTTGATATGAAAAAAAGAGATATTTTTAAAAAATTTTATTTGAAAAATATACAAAATATCACCTTAACTCAAGAATCTTTTCAAACTGATGAAATTTTAGAAGCAAGACTTCGAAAGGTTAATTCTATATGGTTTAGTCTTGATAAGCCTTTTGTAGTAAGGCTTTTGGTGGAAGAGCCTGTGAGAAAATATTTTGAAAGAAAACCTTTAAATTCACAAATTATCACCGGTAAAGATAAAGATGGCTCTATAGAAATAGAACTTGAAATCAATCATGAAATGGAAATTTTACCTTTGGTGTATTATTATATACCTTATATAAAGGTTTTGGAGCCTGATTTTATAGCGGATAAAGTCAAAGAAGTGGTTAAGGATTATCTTGAGCAAATAA